In Paludibaculum fermentans, the genomic stretch CTCCCATTGCCGGCGGAAGCCTGGACGGAGCCGGCAACGCTGAGGACGGATACTCGATGCGGGGTGGGCGGATGGTGACCACCGACAACTACGAATGTACCTGGGATCTGTACAAGTCGATACCGTCCCTGACGCGTCCAGGCCGGTCTGTGTTCGAAGAAACCCTCGAGTTCAACGAACGCCACAAATCGAACTCGATGGCGCGTCTGGTGGATCGGCGAAGGGCGAAAGTCCCAGTTGCCTCCATGGGATTCTCCATGCAGGATCGCCTGGAACTATTGAAACTCAGCCAGTCCAGCGAGGAGAGCCTGGGCGCCAGCCGCATTACCGACTGCCTGTCCCCCGGCTTCTTCGAGACGCCGTTCTGGTACATGTGGTCGACCACGTTCGCGTTTCAGCCCTGGCACAGTGCGGTGGAGTTCAAACGCTATCTGCTGCGTTTCGTACTGGAGTTCTCGCGCATAGAAACACTGGCCGGTGTCAAGAGGACCATTTATAACCAATATGACTCCATGGTTCTTCCTCTGCAGAAATGGCTCCTTGACCAGGGCGTCCACCTCATTCTTGACTGCAAAGTGACGGACATTCTGCACAAGACCGAGGACGGCAAGTTCACCGTCACCGGTTTGGAGTTTGAGCGGACAGGCGCGTGCGAAACGATTGCCGTGGCCGAGGGGGATCTTGTCTTCCTGCAAAACGGCTCGATGACGGACGCATCCAGCCTGGGCTCGATGACGAGTGCACCCGCCCAGTTGACCAAAGCGGATAGCGGCGGCTGGACGCTCTGGGAGCGTCTGGCCGAAGGGCGGCCGGAATTTGGCCGTCCCGCGGTCTTCAACAGTTCGATCGCACAGGCGTGGTGGGAGTCGTTCACGGTGACGCTGAAGGATCCGTCCTTCTTCCGCCAGATGACGCAGTTCAGTGGAAATGAGCCGGGCACCGGCGGCCTGGTGACCTTCAAGGATTCCAACTGGCTGATGTCCATCGTGCTGGCCTTTCAGCCGCACTTTGCGAACCAGCCCGCCGATGTCCAGGTGTTCTGGGGGTACTCGCTGTTTCCCGACCGTGTCGGCAACTTCGTACCGAAAGCGATGACGGACTGCAATGGAGCGGAGATCCTGCGGGAGTTGTGCGGTCATCTGCGGTTCGACCTGGAGACGATGGCGACGGCCAACTGCATTCCCTGCCGGATGCCGTATCTGACCAGCATGTTCATGCCGCGGGAGCCGGGCGACCGGCCATTGCCCGTGCCAGACGGTTCGAGGAATTTAGCCTTCGTCAGCCAGTTCGTCGAAATCCCGGAGGATGTGGTCTTCACCGTTGAGTACTCCATTCGAGCGGCTCAGATGGCTGTCTACGAATTGCTGGGTATTGAGCGAAAGGTGCCGGCCGTGACACCACACGCGAAGTCGCACCATGCGCAGTTTGATGCCTTCCTCAAGGCTTTCAGATAGGCAATAGCGAATTACCCGCCTCGCCCGGCAGAAAGCTGGCGGCCGGTGGTGGCGTCCATTCCGGAGAGCCTCCACAACGAGGCTAGTTAGGTTCGCGCAGCCTGCTGTAGCCGCGCTCGCATATGCTGCCGGGCGCTGCCGCAGGCAGGATTGTTCCAATCAGCCCAAGCCGCTTCGATATGATGGCCCGTGACAAGGCTACGCATATCGAGACCGCATGGACTGTAATCGACGAGACCTTCTGAAATCGCTGCCGGCCGCAGCTCTGGCCAAAGCCGGGCAGGCGCCGGTCCGGGGCGCCGCATCTGGAGAACGGCCGAACCTCCTGATTGTGATGGCGGACCAGCAGCGCGCGGGGTTGACGCGAGGCTCCGGGTTCGCGCAGGACACCATGCCGGCGCTGGACGGCCTGTCGGCGCGTGGGGTGAGCTTTGACCGGGCTTACACGACGGCCCCGTTGTGCGTGCCGGCTCGCATCAGCATGCTGACCGGACGCTGGCCGCATGCACACCGGGTCAGGCAGAACAGCGCGGCGAATGCCGCAACCTTCGATAAAGACTTGTTTCACGTTTGCCGGGATCTGGGGTATCGCACGGGCCTCTCAGGGAAGAATCATTCGCACCTGACTCCGGGACGAGTGGATCTCTGGCGTCCTTTCAGCCACCTGGATGGATGGTTGCCTGATCCCGCCCCGAAGGATCTCGTGGCCTTCGAACAGTGGATGAAGCACTTGAATCACGGGACCGGCCAGGAAGCCACTCCATTTCCCGTCGAGACGCAGTTTCCTTACCGCATCGTCTCCAGCGCAATCGACTTCATCGACACCGCGAAGGACGACCCGTTCGCGCTGTGGGTGAGCTTTCCGGAGCCGCACAATCCTTACCAGGTTCCGAAGCCGTACTTCGACATGTTTCCGCCGGAGCAGGTGCCGGCCCGGGATGTCGGCCTGGAGGCGCTGGCCTCGAAGAGCTTCCGGTGGCGCTGGCTGCGGCAGTTGGAAGAGCGCACCTATCCAGGCTATGCGGATCGCTGGCGGCGGACGAGATCGAATTACCTGGGCATGCTGCGGATGATCGACGACCAGGTTGCGCGGCTGCTGGGGCATCTCGAAGCGACGGGCAAGGCTCGGAACACGATCGTCCTGTACCTCGCCGATCATGGCGATTTCTTCTGCGACTACGGTCTGGAGAGGAAGGGCACCGAGCTGCCGGAAGTACTGACGCGGATCCCGATGTCCTGGTCCGGGTGGAACATCCGGCCGCAATCGAAACTGCCGGCCTTCGTGTCGACGGCGGACGTGCTGCCCACCCTGTGCGAAGCTATCGGAGCGGAGATCCCCTTCGGCTGCCAGGGCCGGAGTCTGTGGCCGATGCTCACCGGCCAGCCTTATCCAAAGAGCGAATTCGAGAGCATTTACTCGGAGGTCGGCTTCGGCGGGTTGAGCTACGGGCCGGGCGATGCGCTGCCACCCAACTCCGGGCGTGGCGGGGGTGGCGCGGACGCAATTCCGACTTACGACGAACTGAACCCGGTGACGCAAAGCGGAACCATGAAGATGGTTCGCATGGGTGACTGGAAGGTGGTGTTCGACTCCGAGGGTGGCGGGCAAATCTTCAACGTCGTTCGCGACCCGTATGAGTTGAAGAACCTGTGGGACGCTCCGGAGGCCGCCGGGATCAAGCCGCGGCTCTTGGCGGAACTGCTGCAGTGGACCATGCGAACCCAGGACGACCTGCCGCGAGCGGCGTATACGACGAAGCGGGCTCCGCACGGGTGGTATGCGCGGTAGGGTGGACCGGCGGGAGTCCAGTTAATTCCGTTGACGAGCGTTGGTCGCGGCTGCTTTCCAGGCGCTGTCCGGCCGGCGGGCCGGATGTTGTGTTGCCGTGCTGAGCCGCTGAGTCAGATGCTCAGCACCGGGCAGGGCGCCTCCCTCACAATCCCGTAGAGTTGCGAGAAGAGCTGGTTGAGCTTGTCATGGTCATGCCCGCGCCCGACGATGATGAGATCCGCCTTCCGTTTCAGTGCTTCCTGGCTCACTTGGGGCGCGGTTGCCCCCTCCAGTACAACCACTTCGGCGTCGATCGCCGCTTCTCGGATCATGCTGCGCAGTTCCAGGTCCGCGTTGTCCATCAGTTCTTTCCTGAACGCGGCGAAGTCGACTTCAAAGGACATGGGCGGGGTCTCGACCGCGTGCATGATCGAGAGTTTCGCATTGAATGCCAGGGCCAGGGTCGCGGCGGCCTTCAGGATCTCCGGGGTTTCCGGATCGAGACCGGCCGCGCACAGGATGGAGCGGCAGGGCAGGTGGTCTGCCGGTTTGCTGAGGGCTGCATGGACGCCGGTCCACACCGGACACTGCACATCGTGCAGCACCTTGGACGTCACCGATCCGAGCAGCAACCTGCGGAAGGTTCCGAGGCCCTTGGTCGGCATCATGACCAGATCGATCTCCGTGTGCTGGATGACACCGCGGATCACCGTGGCGGGGTCTCCGGTCTCCAGGAGTGTTTCCACGTTGGCAATGCCAGAGAAGTGGGCGGAGGCGAAGTCGCGAAGGCGATTTTCCTCCAGGTTGCGGAGGTTCTCCATGGATTCGGTGAGCGGGCCGGATTCGCCGGGAAAGTGCAGGCCGCCATCCAGGGCATGCAGCAGGATCAGGCGGGACGAAAAGCGCCGGGCTATGTCGTTGACATAGGGAATCAGGGCCTGGCAGTCTTCTGAGAAATCAAGCGGAAAGAGAAGTTTTTCGAAGTGGAGCATGATCGTACCTTCCTGGCGCAACGGCAGCGTCCCCCGGCTTGAGGGCTGGCCGGCCGCGGCGTTTTGCTGATTGATCTCGATGTCCAGCGGTTAGTGGAAGACACTAAAGAGGTTGGCAAGGAAGCCGCCCTCTTCCTTTTGGATGGCCTCCAGTTCACCTTTCTCCAGCCAGAAGCCTTCGCAGGCCGAGCATTTGTCGACGCGCACGGCGCCAACCGATATCTCCTGCAAGGGCTGGCCGCACTTCGGGCATTTCATGAAGTGCAGCTGCTTTTCGCGTTCGCGCGCTGCTTCCAGTTGTATGGCTTGATTCTCCTGGGCCGCCAGGTTGGTTCGCTCCACTTCCTGCAGCGCGAAGTAGGTTTGTTCATTCGAGAATGGGTCTTTTGGCATAGTTTCCTCTGAGATTGAGATCGATCAATTCCGCCGGAACTCCGCTACAGAGCCCGGAGCCGCCGCTGCCAGGACTGAATCAGCCGGGCCATTGCCAGCCGCGGATCTCCGGCATGTCCTCGCCGAACCGGTCGATGTACTGCTTGTGCTCAATGAGCTTCTCCCTGAGCTGGCGCTTGAGATAGGAGCCCTTCTCCCCGGTTTGCGGCAGACGGTCGATGGTGTCGATGACCAGGTGGAAGCGATCCAGGTCGTTCAGCACGGTCATGTCAAACGGAGTGGTGATGGTGCCTTCCTCCTTATAACCGCGGACGTGGATGTTGTCGTGGTTGGTGCGGCGGTAGGTCAGGCGGTGGATGAGCCAGGGGTACGCGTGAAAGGCGAAGATGACGGGCTTGTCCCGGGTGAAGAGCTCGTCGAACTCGATGTCGCTCAAGCCGTGTGGATGTTCGGTCTGCGGCTGGAGTTTCATGAGGTCGACGACGTTAACCACGCGGATCCTCAGCTCGGGCAGGTGGGTCCGCAGGATGGAGACGGCGGCCAGGGTTTCCAGCGTGGGCACGTCTCCGCAGCAGGCCATCACCACGTCGGGTGCGAGACCGTCGCCGGTGCTGGCCCATTCCCAGACACCGATGCCCTGGGCGCAGTGCCGGTCTGCCGCCTCCATGCTCAACCACTGCGGGGCGGGGTGTTTGCCGGCGATGACGACGTTGACGTAGTGGCGGCTGCGCAGGCAATGGTCCATCACCGAGAGCAGGCAGTTGGCATCCGGAGGAAGGTAGACCCGCACCACTTCGGCCTTCTTGTTCACGACGTGGTCGATGAACCCCGGGTCCTGGTGCGTGAAGCCGTTGTGGTCCTGGCGCCAGACGTGCGAGGCGAGCAGATAGTTGAGCGAGGCGATCTGGCGGCGCCAGGGCAGGTGGGCAGTGACCTTCAACCACTTGGCGTGCTGATTGAACATCGAGTCGATGATGTGGATGAAGGCTTCGTAGCAGTTGAACAGGCCGTGACGTCCGGTGAGCAGGTAGCCCTCCAGCCAGCCTTCGCATTGGTGTTCACTCAGCACTTCCATCACCCGTCCGGCGGGCGCGAGGAATTCGTCATTGGGCTTGGTGCCCGCATCCCATTGGCGGTTGGTGACTTCGAAGAGCGCTTCCAGCCCGTTCGAGAGCGTCTCGTCCGGACCGAAGATGCGGAAGTTGCGTTGCTCGGCGTTCGCGGTGGCCACATCGCGCAGGAAGCGGCCCAGGACGCGGGTGTCGCCGGGGCCCTTCACGCCGGGCGCCGGCACTTCGAAGGCATATTCGCGGAAATCCGGCATGCGGAGATCGTGCAGCAGCAGGCCGCCATTGGCGTGAGGATTCGCGCCCATGCGCCGTTCACCGTGAGGCGCAAGTTCGGCCAGTTCCGGCCTGAGCTTCCCCTGGTCATCGAAGAGCTCGTCCGGCCGGTAGCTCCTCAGCCAATCTTCCAGCAACTGGAGATGACCGGGGTGGGTGGCGGGATTGGAGAGCGGCACCTGGTGCGAACGGAAGGTCCCCTCCACCTGAAGTCCGTCGACGACCTTCGGGCCTGTCCAGCCCTTGGGCGAATTGAGGACGATCATGGGCCACGACGGCCGGCCGGTGATGCCTTCCACTCGCGCGTCGTATTGGATCTTTCTGATCTGTACGATCGCTGTGTCGAGCGCCGCGGCCATTGCCTGGTGCATGGGGGCGGGCTCATGGCCTTCGACGAAGATGGGCGTCCAGCCGTAGCCTCGGAATAGCTGCTCCAGTTCCTCGCGGGGGATGCGCGCCAGCAGGGTCGGATTGGAGATCTTGTAACCGTTCAGATGCAGGATGGGCAGGACGGCGCCGTCGGTGGCGGGATCGAGAAACTTGTTCGAATGCCAGGCCGTGGCCAGTGGGCCTGTCTCCGCCTCGCCGTCGCCCACGACACAGGCGACAACCAGTTGGGGATTGTCAAACACGGCTCCAAAGGAGTGACTGAGCGAGTAGCCCAGCTCACCGCCCTCGTGGATGGAGCCCGGGCATTCCGGCGAGGCGTGACTGGGGATGCCGCCGGGAAACGAGAACTGTGTGAAGAGCCTGCGCAGCCCGGCCTCGTCCTGACTGATATTCGGATAGATCTCGCTATAGGTGCCCTCCAGGTAGGTGTTGGCCACCACGGCCGGGCCGCCATGACCCGGACCGGAGATGTAGATCATGTCGAGGTCATATTTCCGGATCACGCGGTTCAGGTGCGCGTAGATGAAGTTCTGGCCGGGGGTTGTGCCCCAGTGGCCCAGCAGCATCCGCTTCACATCCGAGAGCACCAGGGGGCGTTTGAGCAGCGGGTTGTCGCAGAGGTACATCTGCCCGACGGACAGGAAGTTGGCGGCACGCCAATAGGCGTCGATACCGACTAGCGAAACAGGAGAGAGCAACTCATCCATTACAGGGCTCCTTGTGTATTCCAGCGCTCGATTCGGGCTCCGGCCGGGTATTGATCAGGCGCCGGACTTCACGAGCAATCATCAATTCTTCGTCGGTGGGGATCACTCGCACGGCCACCCGGCTTGCGTCATCCGAGATGAGCGGCGCGCTTACGGCGTTCCTGGCTTCGTCCAGCTCGATGCCCAGGAATTGAAGTCCCTGGCAGGCCCGAGATCGCACTTCACTTGTGTTTTCGCCGATTCCGCCGGCGAACACAAGCGTGTCCAGGCCGCCCAGGACTGCGGCGAAGCCTCCAATCCATTTGCGGGTCTGGTAGCAGAACAGCTCCACCGCCTCGGCGGCGCGCACATCACTCGCCTGCAGCGCCATCAGGTCCCGCATGTCGGAACTGGTCTCGGAGACGCCCAGCAGACCGCACTCGTAGTTGACGAGATGGTTGAATTGCTTCGAGGTCAAAGCTCCGGTTTGCATCAGGTACCAGGCGACACCAGGGTCGAGGTCGCCCGGACGAGTGCCCATGGGCAGGCCGGAGGCAGGAGTGAAGCCCATGCTCGTATCCACACTGTGGCCGTCACGCACCGCGGCCAGGCTTGCGCCATTGCCGAGATGGGCCAGGATCACGCGCCCGCGCGCCTGGTCAGGGCCGGCCACTCGAGCCAGTTCGTCCATCAGGAAGGTGTAGGAGAGCCCGTGGAAGCCATAGCGCTGAATGCCCATCGCCTCGAAGCGGCGCGGGATGGGCAGAAGGCGAGCGACTCGCGGCATGCCGGCGTGGAACGCGGTGTCGAAGCAGGCGACCTGGGCGAGGTCCGGATGACGGCGGGCGCAGGCTCCCATCAGTTCGATCTCGCGCGGCAAATGCTCCGGGTCGTATGGGGTGATGCTCCGCAGCTCCTCCAGCAATGCGCGGGTCACTCGGGTCGGCTGCGTGTAATGCATGCCGTGGACAACTCTGTGACCAATTGCCGCCAGCGTTTCGAAGGCGACGTGATCCTCCAGCCAATCGAGGATCGATTCCACCGCCGGCCGCTGATCGGCGGAGTCTAGCTCGAGGCGGCCCTTCCGATCGCGCGTGTCGTCGCGGAAGGTGAGTACCGTACCGCCGAGGCCGATGCGGTCGAGTTTCCCGTGCAGACTCCGGACTGGCGGATCGCCCGCGCTGAAAAGGGCGAACCGGATGCTGGACGAGCCGCCGTTGATCGTCAGCACGGAGGCGAGCGCCGGATTCGCAACTGAATTCGCGGGCATCATGCGATCTGCCTGGTTGTGGCGGGCCCCAATTCCTGCATGGTGCCCAGAAAACTAATCACGTCGTCGCGGCTCAACATGCCCACTACGAGGTCTCCTTCCATTACCGGGAGTTGATTGACTCCATCGCGATCCAGCAGTTGCAGTGCGGCCCACAGGTCCGTCCGCGGGCCGATGCTCTTCAGCTCCCGCATTGGGTGCATGACTGTGGCCGCGGTCGTACTGGCCCACTGGGAGCGTGGCACCTCTTTAATCCGGTGAAGCGTCATCATGCCGAGCGTCTGGCCGCCCTGGACAACCAGAAAACAGCGCCGGCCGCCGCCCAGGACGTGCTCATCTACAAGTTGCTGCAGTTTGATGTCAGGCGCAACGGAGGGGCAATGGCTGCTCATGGCTTGCGATGCCGTGTGTCCGGCGAGCAGGCCCTGAAACGCTACCTGGTGCACTTGCGCGGAGGCGGCGTTCTCGAGGAACCAGCCCACGAACGCGATCCAGAGTCCGCCCAGGTCGCCGGAGAGCGCGCGCCAGACACCGCTGAAGATGAACAGGAAGCCGAAGAATCGACCAGTATTGGCGGCAATGAGCGTGGCTCTCCGCATATCCTTAGTAGCGGCCCAGACGATGGACCGGAAGACTCGTCCTCCATCCAGGGGAAATCCGGGAATCAGGTTGAAGACCGCCAGGGCGAGATTGATGTAGGCGAGGTATTTCACCAGGCCCAGCAGCGGCTCGATGCCGGCGAGCGCCGGCTGCAGCACGTTGAAGAGCAGCGCGAGGGCGAGACTGACCGCCGGTCCGGCAATGGCGATCAGAAACTCCGCCTTAGGCGTCAGTGGTTCCGCGCCGATCTGGGCCACTCCGCCGAAGATGAACAGCGTGATGCTGCGCACGGGGATGTTGGATCGCAACGCAACAAGCGCATGCCCCAACTCGTGAAGTAGAACACTGGCGAACAGCAGCAGGGCGGTTGCGGCGCCGGTCACCCAGTACATCGCAGGGGTCCAGTGCGGGAACTCCTTTGGATAATAGTTGCCGGCCAGCATCCACGTGAGCAGGCCGAAGATGAGGAACCAGGAGTAGTCGAGATTTATGGGGATCCCCAGGATCCGGCCCAACGGAACCGTTGCCCGGGCCATCGGATTGCCCTGCTGGAGTCTCTTCTTCCAGGCGAGGGAGCCTCCGGAGTCATCTCCTCCGCGAGTCAGGCCGGCCATGGGAGTGCCTGCGGGTGATTGGTGACAGCGGACGGACTGCTGCTGCGGCCTGTGATCGTCATCGGAGTCATGGCTATCCCAAGACATGCACGAAGAGTGCCAACCCGTTGAGCTTTCGATCCCCTGCGGGTTGATTGGTCTCAAGGGGGTAGCCGGTCTCTCACTGTGGCCGAGGGGGGTAACGCTATGTGGTCAGGTGGCAACAGGCGGTCACGAAGAGTCCGCATTGGTCTCCGAATGTAAAAAGATCAAAGGGTATTGTCAGTGAAACACAGCCATAGTAGAATCACAAACAGGCATAGTAGATCACCATGGCACTCCCCAAGCTGACGAAACTGGAACTTCAAATCATGGAGGCTCTCT encodes the following:
- a CDS encoding universal stress protein; amino-acid sequence: MLHFEKLLFPLDFSEDCQALIPYVNDIARRFSSRLILLHALDGGLHFPGESGPLTESMENLRNLEENRLRDFASAHFSGIANVETLLETGDPATVIRGVIQHTEIDLVMMPTKGLGTFRRLLLGSVTSKVLHDVQCPVWTGVHAALSKPADHLPCRSILCAAGLDPETPEILKAAATLALAFNAKLSIMHAVETPPMSFEVDFAAFRKELMDNADLELRSMIREAAIDAEVVVLEGATAPQVSQEALKRKADLIIVGRGHDHDKLNQLFSQLYGIVREAPCPVLSI
- a CDS encoding sulfatase family protein, with the translated sequence MDCNRRDLLKSLPAAALAKAGQAPVRGAASGERPNLLIVMADQQRAGLTRGSGFAQDTMPALDGLSARGVSFDRAYTTAPLCVPARISMLTGRWPHAHRVRQNSAANAATFDKDLFHVCRDLGYRTGLSGKNHSHLTPGRVDLWRPFSHLDGWLPDPAPKDLVAFEQWMKHLNHGTGQEATPFPVETQFPYRIVSSAIDFIDTAKDDPFALWVSFPEPHNPYQVPKPYFDMFPPEQVPARDVGLEALASKSFRWRWLRQLEERTYPGYADRWRRTRSNYLGMLRMIDDQVARLLGHLEATGKARNTIVLYLADHGDFFCDYGLERKGTELPEVLTRIPMSWSGWNIRPQSKLPAFVSTADVLPTLCEAIGAEIPFGCQGRSLWPMLTGQPYPKSEFESIYSEVGFGGLSYGPGDALPPNSGRGGGGADAIPTYDELNPVTQSGTMKMVRMGDWKVVFDSEGGGQIFNVVRDPYELKNLWDAPEAAGIKPRLLAELLQWTMRTQDDLPRAAYTTKRAPHGWYAR
- a CDS encoding acetate/propionate family kinase, which encodes MMPANSVANPALASVLTINGGSSSIRFALFSAGDPPVRSLHGKLDRIGLGGTVLTFRDDTRDRKGRLELDSADQRPAVESILDWLEDHVAFETLAAIGHRVVHGMHYTQPTRVTRALLEELRSITPYDPEHLPREIELMGACARRHPDLAQVACFDTAFHAGMPRVARLLPIPRRFEAMGIQRYGFHGLSYTFLMDELARVAGPDQARGRVILAHLGNGASLAAVRDGHSVDTSMGFTPASGLPMGTRPGDLDPGVAWYLMQTGALTSKQFNHLVNYECGLLGVSETSSDMRDLMALQASDVRAAEAVELFCYQTRKWIGGFAAVLGGLDTLVFAGGIGENTSEVRSRACQGLQFLGIELDEARNAVSAPLISDDASRVAVRVIPTDEELMIAREVRRLINTRPEPESSAGIHKEPCNG
- a CDS encoding TFIIB-type zinc ribbon-containing protein → MPKDPFSNEQTYFALQEVERTNLAAQENQAIQLEAAREREKQLHFMKCPKCGQPLQEISVGAVRVDKCSACEGFWLEKGELEAIQKEEGGFLANLFSVFH
- a CDS encoding site-2 protease family protein, producing MAGLTRGGDDSGGSLAWKKRLQQGNPMARATVPLGRILGIPINLDYSWFLIFGLLTWMLAGNYYPKEFPHWTPAMYWVTGAATALLLFASVLLHELGHALVALRSNIPVRSITLFIFGGVAQIGAEPLTPKAEFLIAIAGPAVSLALALLFNVLQPALAGIEPLLGLVKYLAYINLALAVFNLIPGFPLDGGRVFRSIVWAATKDMRRATLIAANTGRFFGFLFIFSGVWRALSGDLGGLWIAFVGWFLENAASAQVHQVAFQGLLAGHTASQAMSSHCPSVAPDIKLQQLVDEHVLGGGRRCFLVVQGGQTLGMMTLHRIKEVPRSQWASTTAATVMHPMRELKSIGPRTDLWAALQLLDRDGVNQLPVMEGDLVVGMLSRDDVISFLGTMQELGPATTRQIA
- a CDS encoding phosphoketolase family protein; this translates as MDELLSPVSLVGIDAYWRAANFLSVGQMYLCDNPLLKRPLVLSDVKRMLLGHWGTTPGQNFIYAHLNRVIRKYDLDMIYISGPGHGGPAVVANTYLEGTYSEIYPNISQDEAGLRRLFTQFSFPGGIPSHASPECPGSIHEGGELGYSLSHSFGAVFDNPQLVVACVVGDGEAETGPLATAWHSNKFLDPATDGAVLPILHLNGYKISNPTLLARIPREELEQLFRGYGWTPIFVEGHEPAPMHQAMAAALDTAIVQIRKIQYDARVEGITGRPSWPMIVLNSPKGWTGPKVVDGLQVEGTFRSHQVPLSNPATHPGHLQLLEDWLRSYRPDELFDDQGKLRPELAELAPHGERRMGANPHANGGLLLHDLRMPDFREYAFEVPAPGVKGPGDTRVLGRFLRDVATANAEQRNFRIFGPDETLSNGLEALFEVTNRQWDAGTKPNDEFLAPAGRVMEVLSEHQCEGWLEGYLLTGRHGLFNCYEAFIHIIDSMFNQHAKWLKVTAHLPWRRQIASLNYLLASHVWRQDHNGFTHQDPGFIDHVVNKKAEVVRVYLPPDANCLLSVMDHCLRSRHYVNVVIAGKHPAPQWLSMEAADRHCAQGIGVWEWASTGDGLAPDVVMACCGDVPTLETLAAVSILRTHLPELRIRVVNVVDLMKLQPQTEHPHGLSDIEFDELFTRDKPVIFAFHAYPWLIHRLTYRRTNHDNIHVRGYKEEGTITTPFDMTVLNDLDRFHLVIDTIDRLPQTGEKGSYLKRQLREKLIEHKQYIDRFGEDMPEIRGWQWPG
- a CDS encoding oleate hydratase; amino-acid sequence: MTTKPSAYLVGAGIGSLAAAAFMIRDGEVPGVNITILEASPIAGGSLDGAGNAEDGYSMRGGRMVTTDNYECTWDLYKSIPSLTRPGRSVFEETLEFNERHKSNSMARLVDRRRAKVPVASMGFSMQDRLELLKLSQSSEESLGASRITDCLSPGFFETPFWYMWSTTFAFQPWHSAVEFKRYLLRFVLEFSRIETLAGVKRTIYNQYDSMVLPLQKWLLDQGVHLILDCKVTDILHKTEDGKFTVTGLEFERTGACETIAVAEGDLVFLQNGSMTDASSLGSMTSAPAQLTKADSGGWTLWERLAEGRPEFGRPAVFNSSIAQAWWESFTVTLKDPSFFRQMTQFSGNEPGTGGLVTFKDSNWLMSIVLAFQPHFANQPADVQVFWGYSLFPDRVGNFVPKAMTDCNGAEILRELCGHLRFDLETMATANCIPCRMPYLTSMFMPREPGDRPLPVPDGSRNLAFVSQFVEIPEDVVFTVEYSIRAAQMAVYELLGIERKVPAVTPHAKSHHAQFDAFLKAFR